GGTTATTACCAATTCAAAAAAACTTCTATATAATAAGCACAACTAAAATTATTaactaaatttaattatagaaTTTTggataaattctttttttagttttttttttttttttcatcatattcttaaaaaacTGTTATTTGTCAATCcctattttgtattttttaagaactataatttattataattgtaaatatctttaattttaaaatctttaatattattttattttaattttttatattatctttttcattatattttatttatttatacttatgtaatttcttttttcttttttttttgttatgaaTTATGAATAGAATACATTTTCATGCAAGTAGAAATATgaaatgattttaaaaaatattcagaTGTTTTTTTTTCGATATGAAAACAATTTAGaagtataatattttaaaagattattaaaatatatttataatcataaaaattaataataaaagaaaaaaaaaattgttaaataattttcaaaattttttgatGTACAACTTCTCAAATTCCAAGGCCTAATTTTGTTATGGCTTACATTTGGTTAAACAAATtcagaatttttaaataagaaacAAGGAAAAACATATTCTtcaaaatttcttttttttatttaaattgttttaaaaaatctcataataatttgtattttttaaaaaaaaaaaaaaatggaaaatggAAAAACAATGAACATTTTAAGTGATGaggatataaataaaaaatatatagaattaaagaataagataaaattagaagatgatgaagataattttcatattaaAGAGATGAAACATTTATTAAGGATGGTttgtttaaaatataaagcaATTAAATTTGgagattttattttaaaatcaaaaaaaaaatcaaaatattttttttctagtgGTGTTTTAAATAATGTAATTTCTGCAAatattatatcatttttaatatcacatttaattttaaaaaaaaattggaaatttaattatttatttggaGCTTCATATAAAGGGATCCCGATTGCAACACTAACAagctattttttattttcttcaaataaatatcacaatattttttatttatatgatagaaaagaaaaaaaagaatatggAGACAAGAATGATATAGTTGGTATATTAGAAGAtgacaaaaaaaatgaagaaaaaaatattattataattgaTGATGTATTTACATGTGGTACAGCTTTAGgggaaattttaaataaattgaaatattataataaccTAAAAGTAATAGCAACCGTTGttctttttaatagaaaCGAATTTacaataaatgaaaataatgaaaaaatttattttaaagatatatttgaagaaaaatttaatattccTTTATACtctattttaaattacaatgAAGATTTTgaacatttaattttatcataaaaaaaaaaaaaaaaaaaaaaaatttattgtcTTTTTACAATTCATAAGTATTtcaaacttaaaaaaaataaacatatatatgcacatatatatatatatatatataaatgaacaaAGAATAATGAGtacaaataaaatagaataaaataaagacaggaaaaaataaaaattttatcagtgaaaaaaaagaataaataaaataataaaaaaaattttaaattatttaatcattaaaaattttttacatcattttattattattttttttttttttatttcttatagagaaaaaaataaaaaatatttatatataaaatatatatatatatatattttttttttctctctaaagaaattataactgtgttaataaaaacataattcacttttgaattttttctttttttcaacGTCTTTATCATGAGCTTTGGTgccatttaaaaaaaaaaaattttagtaaaaataaaaacataagaATTAGGTAGAATTAGGAAATACTAAATACAccaatattgaaaaaaaaaaaagaaaatatatatttttatttatttaaatatttttattcttttttataaaatatttttagtttttttttttttttgtttctcttttttataattattaacaacacttttttttactatCCTTGACTGGTTTtgcatttaaatttatatttgcCTTTCCTTTTTGTTGATTTTCTAATTgcgatttattttttatctcaTGAGCCATCGTTTTGAATGCCTGTTCAACATTATGAGCTATTTTAGCTGAAGTTTCTAAGAATTGGATATTACAACTATCAGCTAACTCTTTTCCTTCTTCATAACTTACATTtctatcattttttaaatctattTTGTTTCCTATCAATATTTTCTGAACATCTTCCGATGCATacctttaaaaataaaaataacaaagtATATGCACAAACatgtaaatataatatgataaatagaagaataaatataatgatttaataaaataaataaatttatatttaaaaaaaaattgtaattttcccatttatttcaatatattttttaatttaactTTTCTATCTCAATTATCCAATTTTTAACGTTATTAAAACTGTCTCTATCAGTTACATCATATACTATGATTATTCCtagtaaattaaaaataaataaataaataaataaataaatatataaatagaaataattttaaatatttattatttctatttcatcaattatatttatttcttaaaagAACCTTGAGCTCCTCTATAATAAGACGACGTTATTGTTCGAAATCTTTCTTGTCCTGCTGTATCCCACtatattattcaaaatttaaagaaatttttattttttcttatatatctatttttttaatataattatatatatattttattactatttgcaactttataattttgtcaTCTATTTCAAtagttttaattttaaaatcaaCTCCTATTGTGCTAATGTAACTATCTGTATATGTATCAtcctaaaaaaataatatata
The genomic region above belongs to Plasmodium relictum strain SGS1 genome assembly, chromosome: 10 and contains:
- the OPRT gene encoding orotate phosphoribosyltransferase, putative translates to MENGKTMNILSDEDINKKYIELKNKIKLEDDEDNFHIKEMKHLLRMVCLKYKAIKFGDFILKSKKKSKYFFSSGVLNNVISANIISFLISHLILKKNWKFNYLFGASYKGIPIATLTSYFLFSSNKYHNIFYLYDRKEKKEYGDKNDIVGILEDDKKNEEKNIIIIDDVFTCGTALGEILNKLKYYNNLKVIATVVLFNRNEFTINENNEKIYFKDIFEEKFNIPLYSILNYNEDFEHLILS
- the RAB1b gene encoding ras-related protein Rab-1B, putative; translation: MIASIDSLFKILLIGDSGVGKSCLLLRFADDTYTDSYISTIGVDFKIKTIEIDDKIIKLQIWDTAGQERFRTITSSYYRGAQGIIIVYDVTDRDSFNNVKNWIIEIEKYASEDVQKILIGNKIDLKNDRNVSYEEGKELADSCNIQFLETSAKIAHNVEQAFKTMAHEIKNKSQLENQQKGKANINLNAKPVKDSKKKCC